The following is a genomic window from Malus sylvestris chromosome 7, drMalSylv7.2, whole genome shotgun sequence.
CattcaattttcagttgtttcAGTTTTTGTCAATTTCAGTTTGGCATTCAGTCCAATTTTTGAATACCCtagcataaataaataaattattaatccTCCCGCTTGTCAATTAATCTTTGGAATCGTAAATGGTGGGTGTCCTATTcaaagaaaaagtaaataaaaccaTTTGGGTTCAGTTCGATTTTTAAATCACCAAAATCGAAACTGAACCAATAGTTTTTGGTTCGATTCAATTTTCCATTGGTTCGGTTTTTGTCGGTTTCAGTTTGGTATTtggtccaatttttttttcagttttcagtttCTCAAGCTCACCCATAGTTTTGTTCTCGAAAAGATCATCAAGTACTGCAAACAATACCATATACTATATAATATTATGTTCATACGAATTTTGATTTGTTGGCAATATTATAAGCCTTGAGAATTGCAAATCAAGTTTTTTAGCTAACGAGCCACCCATCAAACAAATCATTAACAAGTGGTTTGGATCCAGGTTGAGCATTTTCATCTGCTATCTTAAAGGTTCGGATTGAGATGACTTGTTAAAACTGCAATTTGTGATCCACCACTGACACTAATACGAAAAAGAACGACACGTTGTCATATCTACGTACACGTATTGTGTGTACAGgtagaaaagtaaaaatgtgaTACATCATGGATAATTGGGCTGCAGGGCTGGTTGGGTTGGGCTGCAGGGCTGGTTGGACAAGTGTGACATGGGAAATGACCCATCATCAGAcaattgattcaatttattgaaggagaaaattttcattatgacGGAAACACAGATGATATATcatatgtttttatgtaagtggtgagaaattttattttttaagttattaactttttaacacatatattccACCATTTATATATAGTGACAAATGATGTATCATCTCGTGTGTGTCcgttacactaaaaaatctctcccatTAAAGGACTTTCCAAAGCTTTTCGACTGCTGTCTCCCCCTTTGCTGGTGCAGTGTgcgctgagagagagagagagagagagagagagagagagagagtagtccCCACAACTGCCTGTCGTCGCAGCTGGACAAAACTGCTACCGCCAATAATGCTTGAGACCTTGCAAACCAGACAACCCTagcccccctctctctcttctgctCAGTCTCACCAACTCTCTCAGTTTCATGTACATCTAAGCATTACCAGCATATCTTCTCAATCAGTTTGAGAGTATTTCCACCCTTCATTTCTTACCTCACACCTCCCCCCTCCCCTTGTTACTTTTCACCCTCCAATTTCTTCACCTCAGCTCtttaacctctctctctctctctctctctctctctctctctctctctctcggagaAGGACTGGAAGGAGGAGGCCCATTCATTCAATCACTTGTGCAGAGTACTCTCTTTACCTGGTCTCTGATCTTCTCAATAAGTCAGTTCTTCAAGGCTAAAGCAGCTCagcatttaatattattttattataagaGCATATTTCACTCCTATcagaaaacaaaatatattttGTGTTGTTCGTTTCATGGGATCTCATAATTCTTCCGCTTCTCATTGGGGCTTCTCACATTTATTGCAATTGTTCTGTTAGCATAAATGGAATGTTGGTAATatgtttctagagagagaaagacacaATTTAAGGAACACCCAACaaactgctgctgctgctctctctctctctctctctctgtgcagCCTGTAATGGAGAGGCTAGTTCAAGGACCCATTAATCCCtgtgtatgtttatatgttgtTATTTTGCTCAATTTGTACAtaccctttatttttctttaacccCCTTTTCTTGCATCAAGAAATAGACTGCATTTACTCCTCTAAACAATGCTCTTTGCATTCAATACAATGTATGTTATTTTACTGgaaaaaaaactataaattcCTCTTTTATATCCTTTTCTGCTTCCACTTTTATATTCCAACTTTCCCACTTCAAAGTTGTATTCTTTTGTTTAATTAGAAAAGGGTAGGTGTGAAACCCAGTAAAGTTCTTCCCTTGTTCCTCCTTTTTCTCATTCTTTATTAACATTCTTGTAAAAACTATTTCTTGGGTTATGGTGTTTGCAGCAGTCCTTTGGTGAGCATTTGGATTTTCAATTGGAGCAAAGTTTGAATTTCACCACTGAAAGCTTGAGATTTGAGGTGGAAGAAGAATCCCACCACCAGCTCTTAATGCCAAGCTTGGAGGACAGAATGCCATTTCTCCAGATGCTACAAAGTGTTAattcctccaccaccaccactacacCTTATTTTCCATTGAAAGAGCCAAGCTTTCAAACACTCTTGAAACTCCAACACTTCAAAAAGCCATGGGAGTTGGACAAAACTTACATGCCTGAAATGGAAACCACAATTCAGAGAGCTCCAGAGCTTGAGAGCTGTGTGACGCATGAAATGGTTGAGCTGCAACATTCACCTGTGAAATCAGAAGGGAAAAACTTTCATCTCCAACACTCAATTTCTGAGTGCAACCAAGGGGAAGAAAAGCCCAGCTCAGCTGCTGGGTCTCCACCCCCACCTACCTGGGTTCAGGTACACAATGGTGCTGAGGAAACCCAGCAACCCAAATCTCCTCCTGCCACCAGGGAGAGGAGAAAGCGGAAGAGAACAAGGCCAACTAAGAACAAGGAAGAAGTGGAGAGCCAGCGGATGACCCACATTGCGGTGGAGCGCAACCGTCGCCGCCAGATGAATGACCATCTCAATGTCCTCAGGTCCCTCATGCCCACTTCCTACATTCAAAGGGTAATTGATCATATTCACTCAATCTATCTTATAATTTCATGAACACGCGCTAGTGATTTTCACGCTTCCCTTTTAGCCTTCTGCAATCTTCCTACGATGGTCAAAAGTGAAGTGCCAAAATCGCCACCCTTTCGCAGTATAATTGAaataaggtttttttattttttaattttttggttgAAGGGTGACCAAGCATCAATTGTGGGGGGTGCAATAGATTTTGTGAAGGAATTGGAGCAGCTACTTCATTCCCTTGAAGCccaaaaaagaaatagaaaaacAGCTGATCAAATTCAAGGGATGAACAATAATGGTAACAACAACAGCTCTTTCAGCTCCTCACCAGCATCCTCCTCTTCTCCCTGCAGCATGGCAATGCCATCCAATGGAATGTTCATGACTCTATCCCAATGCAGAATTGGTTCTCATGATCAAGAAGGCACCACCGCCATCGCCACCGCCGCCACCGCCTTTGAGGATGAAGGCACTGCTCAGAACAAGTCTGAGGCTGCAGACATAGATGTCACTGTGATCCAATCTCATGTCAACTTAAAAGTCCAGTGCCAAAGGAGAGCTGGGCAGCTGATGAAAGCCATCCTTGCATTGGAGGATCTTAGGCTA
Proteins encoded in this region:
- the LOC126629820 gene encoding transcription factor bHLH57-like isoform X1, which gives rise to MERLVQGPINPCQSFGEHLDFQLEQSLNFTTESLRFEVEEESHHQLLMPSLEDRMPFLQMLQSVNSSTTTTTPYFPLKEPSFQTLLKLQHFKKPWELDKTYMPEMETTIQRAPELESCVTHEMVELQHSPVKSEGKNFHLQHSISECNQGEEKPSSAAGSPPPPTWVQVHNGAEETQQPKSPPATRERRKRKRTRPTKNKEEVESQRMTHIAVERNRRRQMNDHLNVLRSLMPTSYIQRGDQASIVGGAIDFVKELEQLLHSLEAQKRNRKTADQIQGMNNNGNNNSSFSSSPASSSSPCSMAMPSNGMFMTLSQCRIGSHDQEGTTAIATAATAFEDEGTAQNKSEAADIDVTVIQSHVNLKVQCQRRAGQLMKAILALEDLRLTVLHLNITSSQDTVLYSFNLKIEEGCNLGSADDIARAVHQIFSFINGSS
- the LOC126629820 gene encoding transcription factor bHLH57-like isoform X3, with amino-acid sequence MPSLEDRMPFLQMLQSVNSSTTTTTPYFPLKEPSFQTLLKLQHFKKPWELDKTYMPEMETTIQRAPELESCVTHEMVELQHSPVKSEGKNFHLQHSISECNQGEEKPSSAAGSPPPPTWVQVHNGAEETQQPKSPPATRERRKRKRTRPTKNKEEVESQRMTHIAVERNRRRQMNDHLNVLRSLMPTSYIQRGDQASIVGGAIDFVKELEQLLHSLEAQKRNRKTADQIQGMNNNGNNNSSFSSSPASSSSPCSMAMPSNGMFMTLSQCRIGSHDQEGTTAIATAATAFEDEGTAQNKSEAADIDVTVIQSHVNLKVQCQRRAGQLMKAILALEDLRLTVLHLNITSSQDTVLYSFNLKIEEGCNLGSADDIARAVHQIFSFINGSS
- the LOC126629820 gene encoding transcription factor bHLH57-like isoform X2; translated protein: MERLVQGPINPCSFGEHLDFQLEQSLNFTTESLRFEVEEESHHQLLMPSLEDRMPFLQMLQSVNSSTTTTTPYFPLKEPSFQTLLKLQHFKKPWELDKTYMPEMETTIQRAPELESCVTHEMVELQHSPVKSEGKNFHLQHSISECNQGEEKPSSAAGSPPPPTWVQVHNGAEETQQPKSPPATRERRKRKRTRPTKNKEEVESQRMTHIAVERNRRRQMNDHLNVLRSLMPTSYIQRGDQASIVGGAIDFVKELEQLLHSLEAQKRNRKTADQIQGMNNNGNNNSSFSSSPASSSSPCSMAMPSNGMFMTLSQCRIGSHDQEGTTAIATAATAFEDEGTAQNKSEAADIDVTVIQSHVNLKVQCQRRAGQLMKAILALEDLRLTVLHLNITSSQDTVLYSFNLKIEEGCNLGSADDIARAVHQIFSFINGSS